ACCGGATTTTGAAAATCTGCGACTACTTCTCGCATTATATAAATACTTTCAGATTCTAATTGACTCAAATGAGTAGTATTTTTTTTAAACATTATTTTTCCTGAAATCTATATAATCGTAAAAATCTATTATTAATAATATTTTATTTTATTTGAAACCATGATAATTTTTTATGTAAATTAACTACGTTTCCAACAATTAATAAAGAAGGAGTCATAGGTAATTTAATTATTTTTTCTATTTCTTCAAGAGAGCTTATAAAAACTTTTTGATCAGAAGTAGTACCGTTTTCAATAATAGCTATTGGAGTAGATTTTAATCGTCCATATGAAATTAATTTTTTGGATATTTCTACAACTTTTAAGACTCCCATATATATTACTAAAGTATAAGAAGAATCACACAAAAGTGACCAATTATTTGTAAAATTATTAGGACACTGATGTCCTGTAATAAATATAACACCTTGCGCGTACTTTCTATGTGTTAATGGTATACCACTATAAGCAGAAATACCAATAGCAGAAGTAATTCCTGGAACAACTTGAAAACTAACACCTGCATTTTTCGCTGCTTCTAATTCTTCTCCGCCCCGTCCAAAAATAAATGGATCTCCGCCTTTTAAACGTATTACTTTATTGCCTTTTTGAGCTAATTTTATTAATAATCTAATAATTTCTTTTTGATTAATACTTTTGAAACCGGCACGTTTTCCAACATATATAAGTTTAGCATCACGACGTACTAAATCTAAAACGTCTTGAGATACTAAAGCATCATATAATATTACATCTGCTTGTTGTAATATCTGTAGACCTCTTAAAGTTAATAAACCACTATCTCCTGGTCCGGCTCCAACTAAAATAATTTCGCCTATATTTTTAGAGATATTATTCTTAACCATATTTTCTTTTAAAATACTAATAGCTTGTTTTTTATTCCCATGAAGTATTTTTTCAAAAAATAAACCTTGGAATAATTTTTCCCAAAATCTACGTCGTTCTAAAAGACTAGAAAAATGTTTTTTAACAACATTTCTCCATTTTCCGGCAATTGTAGCTACATCACCTAATCTCATTGGTAGAATTGCTTCAATTTTTTCACGTAATAATCGTAATAAAACTGGAGCAGTACCTCCAGAAGACAAAGCTAGAATTATGGGCGAACGATTGATAATAGAAGGAAAAATAAAAGAACATTTTAACGTATCATCTACTACATTTAACAGTAAACAACGTTCATTGCATATCTTAAATAAATATTCATTTAATTCTATATCATTAGTAGCTGAAATTACTAAAAATATTTTTTTTAAATAAATTACATTAAACACATTAGATAATAAATTTATTTTTTTTTGATTTAATAAAAACTGTATATCTTTACATAACTTTTTAGAAATAACATTAATTATAGCTCCTGAACGAAGTAGTAATTTAATTTTATTAAATGCTACTTCTCCTCCACCAATGACTAAAACATTTTTAGATTTTAAATTTATAAAAATAGGAAAATAATTCACAATTGCTTTTTTCCAAAAAGAATTTATTATATTTTTTCTAAAATGAAACTATAATTTTTTATGTAAA
The DNA window shown above is from Buchnera aphidicola (Macrosiphoniella sanborni) and carries:
- the cysG gene encoding siroheme synthase CysG — encoded protein: MNYFPIFINLKSKNVLVIGGGEVAFNKIKLLLRSGAIINVISKKLCKDIQFLLNQKKINLLSNVFNVIYLKKIFLVISATNDIELNEYLFKICNERCLLLNVVDDTLKCSFIFPSIINRSPIILALSSGGTAPVLLRLLREKIEAILPMRLGDVATIAGKWRNVVKKHFSSLLERRRFWEKLFQGLFFEKILHGNKKQAISILKENMVKNNISKNIGEIILVGAGPGDSGLLTLRGLQILQQADVILYDALVSQDVLDLVRRDAKLIYVGKRAGFKSINQKEIIRLLIKLAQKGNKVIRLKGGDPFIFGRGGEELEAAKNAGVSFQVVPGITSAIGISAYSGIPLTHRKYAQGVIFITGHQCPNNFTNNWSLLCDSSYTLVIYMGVLKVVEISKKLISYGRLKSTPIAIIENGTTSDQKVFISSLEEIEKIIKLPMTPSLLIVGNVVNLHKKLSWFQIK